AACTCGACAGAGTTTTCTGGATGTTTAAGGGTAAATAGGGGAACGACTAATGGTTAGCCGGTCAATCGATTTTGACAGGTCAAAATAAAGAGAACGGTTAACCATTAACCGTTTCCTCTAAAACGGACGATTAGTGACCGTTATATGAAGAACGGCTGATCAatgtcctttttttttctcttaaacgGCTAACTGTTAGCTTTTCCAGGAAGTCTTTGGGAAAAACCGTAAGACCCAGACCCTTCCCAGTCTGATGTGTAAAGTGGGTTGGGAAGCACCACTAGACCTAGTCTAAACGAAGAGACCAAAAAGTAGAGCCCTCGTATCCAACTCAAACCAAACTGGTTTGTGACTTCGTGTCCATTATTTAAGGAAACACTACATAAATTACAATGTTATTACTACGTGTCTGTAAAACATCTTTGCACGTTTCAGTAAACTGTTCCAATTGTGAAACGTATCAAGGAAGCAGTCGGTGAGACGTGTCTTAGAAGCTGTAATTTATTTCATTTCCTTTTCAGGAGGGAATGCACATTTTATTTGGACCCTAATACCCCTTAAACCTTTCTCCCAGTTTGATATTCAACTGGGGTAACACTGTAAAACGACTTTAAAGTGTTCAATTTTCGCTAAAAATCCCCCAATTTTCCAATTTCGCGCCCAATAAACACTTTTCCAGCGCCATTCCCCCTTCTCACTGTACTTTCTAAAAGTTCGAACTTTTTAATTGCTTCTTAAATACCTAATTAAATCCCCAAATCCATCCGGGATCTAAGACCGAGAGAGGTTTGAGATtcagagagagaagaagaagaaggagagccAAGATGTTTTACTCGCATCAATTGCTCGCTAGAAAGCGTCCTCTTGGAACAGTATGGATGGCTGCTCACTTAGAAAAGAGGCTCCGCAGAACTCATATTGATGTCACTAATATTGCTTCTACAGTTGGTTCGTTTCTCTCTTATTCTCGTTACTTCCTCTATATGGTTTGCGTTTTGTATTCGGTGATTTAAGATTATGAACTGCCGAAAGTTGTAAACTTTTTGAAACCTGATGGTTTTTTATCGGAAAGatccaatctttttctttttcccgtTGTTTTTTCTCACTATTTTGGGGAGATTTGGGGTTGATTTTGTGATTTTGGCCAAACCCAGACCGCACATCTTGGTAGTAGTTTTAGGGTTTTCGTTGGAATTTAGGGCTTTTGTTTAAAGGTAGAGAATTTATCCGATTTGATGGATGAACCTTTTGATTGATAACCTAGGTAGTTTAATTATACCATGACCATGTATTGAATTTTCTCTATTTTGTTTCTACAAGGGTTCATAGTGAGCCTAGCCACTTATTTTACAACCATGCTTTACCACATTCTGTTGATATTGCTGGCTCATGCCATTCCACAGTGGTAAGATGTGGTGACTGAAGTCATATAGGTTTCAGCTTCCTTTATGAAGACAGTTTAGTCTTCCAAAATTCTTCATTAGATGCTGCATCCGACTTAGTGGGTATTcttacagtcttggtttggctatGAACAGTAACCcaaaatagtgaatttgtttgTGATTGCAACGTCTGATAAGCATTTATTAGGAAAGCCTCAATGCGAAAGATTTCAATCTACAGTAAGTGATGCAAACATTGATGTTCTTGGAAGAACCTTTACATATTTGTTTTTACACTAAGGACTCGTGAAATTTTCTTGGTTCAGATTCAATAATGTTCCCAGAAGCACCTATTGCACTCCGGCTATCAGCATTCCTTCTACTGGGTGTTGTTCGAATATATTCAAGGAAAGTTGCATACTTAATGGGCGATTGCGATGCACTAGCAACATATGTAAGGACTGCATTTGATCACACTAAAAAACTTGATTTACCTGAAAATGCATCCGCTGCACCATTTGAATCTGTTACTATGCCGTTGCAAACTTTTGAGCTTGATGCTGTGGATCTTGATCTCGACAGCAGCATTAACTTTGAGAGGTAAGATATTCATCATTTGGTTTCTTAGTAACAAACAGGTCGACACAAAGCTGCAGGGGAGAAAAGCTaacatatttatatttatttttgggtTTTCAGTACTCCAGATAATCATCTCAAGACACTTGAAGATATCACACTTGAAGGTAGTAATCATCTATATGTGTGTTAGTTGTACTTTAGCATCCACACCATGTTTTTATattgtctttattattttttttgaattgctAGATAACGTTTATGATTCCTTTTCGTGCAGATCAAGTCCCAGTTACTCAAGATCCTTATCTTGATTTTTTCATTAATGAGGTTAGCATTTTACCTCTATTTTACCTCTAAGATAGTTTTTTTTCACAAATTTGTTCGTGATCTCATATAATCTGGTAACGGAGGTTGCACGTTGTGAGATGACATGAATTATCCGTACTTTTCAGGATATAAACATGGATAGGGATACTTCTCCACAAGAAATGATTCCAGACAGTAGTAGTAGTCAAATGGAAGAAGAGTATGCTTCTTGTTGTATTTTAAAGTCTTTACATTTGTTGTATATATATTAAAGGACTTGCATTGATTACATCTCGTCCTTTATTTTGTACAGCATTCCTTTAGCTCCAGGAAGTGGTGCTGCTGGTGATGTTTCTATTTCAAGTCCAAATAAGCAAGCAGAACAACTCAATAAGTCGGTTCCTGAAGCTCATATACCTCAAGAAATTCCTGAAATCGAAGTTGTGCGTGATGCTGATCCTAATTTGAACCTTTCAGAGCTGCCGGATATTCTTGAGGGTGTTGCTGAAAAATCTTTAGAACAGACAGAAAATGAGAAGGACACTTCTCCAAATTCAGAACATTTGTTAGCTGGAGAGCAATCTGAACCTATACAGCATAATCATGATCCACCAACTGCTTTTGGATCAGTAGAGTCTTTGGGCAATGTTGTTTCTGATATTTCCTTCAGTAAGTTCACGATTACTTAAGATAGAGTTCGGTAAAGTTTGATTATGTCTAGCtgattttaattatattttttcaTGTTTTAGGGAATGAATCTTTTGAAATGGCAATTCAACCAACGCCACCAAATGAGAAGGAAAAAGTAAAGTCAAGAAAGAGGAAGCAATTCTTTGATAAGAATCCTGTGTTGTCAAACAAGTAAGTGTCATTTAGTATGAGGTTCTTCTTGGTTTATACACAACATATAAGTTTAACAAAGGATTTTACAGGATCATGACTGGACTTGTGAAAGATGCCAGTATGCTGGTGCATAAGAGGAGAAAACTCCCTTGTTCATCTTTGGATGTCTGGAGGTTTGAGAACAGGCGTAGAAAGGACCAAATATTCTATCAGTCTTCAGTTACTGGTGTGTTTCTTTTCCTCTCCTCGGCATATCTTTATTACATGGACTCTAAATTTGAGTTTTGGGGTAATGAAAATGTAAAATATTTCCATATCTACAGGTATGTCTAAAAGTCTTCAAAATTTGTTCGAAAGGGATTATGTTTCTTCCAGATCCCAAAATATAGGGCCAGGGGATACTCAAGAAAATGCGGGTGCTCATACATTTGTGCCCGATGTTGATATGGAAGTTGATAACCAGCAGCCCAATGTTGGTACGGAAGTCCTGCCCGATGTTGACACAGAAGTCGAGCGTATTCCACCTGTTGTAGAAACAGAAACTGAGCATCTTCAACCTGACGATAATCCTGAAATTGAATATGGCCGATTTGAAGATGGCTCTGGCTCTGCCGATAGAGATTTTATGACTGAATTTATGGCTACTCCAACTCCTTCCAAAACTTCTATGTTAGAACCTCAGACAGGAAGCTTGTTCGAGACTGAAGTGCCGTCACTTGATCAAACTATCCGCACTGAAGCTGTTGGCTCCTCAGTTATGAAGACTCCTTCGTTTTTTTCAGACCGTCTAGGCATGAATGAATCTGCTAGTTTTTCAGATATTCCAGGATTATTAGATTCTGCCGAGGTTAGTTTTATCCCGATATTAATAAAACCTTGTTTTTTAATTGTTAAAATACAAGTACCCTGCTCCTTATGTATCTTTTGGGAAAAGGAAGTTCTGTTAGGCTTGATTTTCACTTTATTCTACTTGAGCGTTAACTATTTGGTGAACAAGCTCGTGTATGCAAATTCTTTCCATTGTCCAGAATCGTTAAGCAGGCTTTTGAAATTCAAACCTATCTCTTTTTCTGCAGGAACTAAACTTTCTGGAAGCTGATACGACGCCAGTTGGTAAGTCACCAAGTTGAATATTAAAAAAGTTACTGTTAAGAGTGATGAAATTTGTTTCATTGGAATTTGTATGTAACTTAACTTTGTTGCACAATGAATAAGCAGGGCGAGAAGAGAATGATCCAGTTGATAAACTTTCTGTGAGGGCCAGGTAATGCAATTtttcatatcttttttttttaatgttagaTTTATGTTTCAGGACATATTTGATCTGAGTGTATCCGACCTGTCTTCAGTGCTGTGGCTCAATATCTGAAAAATTACTCTCCTCCTGCAACTGAAACATCTCAAGATCAAATTGGGAGTCTTTCTCTAAGCAAGATTTTACATGGCAAAACCAGAAAGCAATGCGCTCGAATGTTCTTCGAAACACTGGTAAGGCATCATTGAAGAATTTCACTGGTAGTCTTTTGTGTCGGTTCACTTGTAGTCTCATGCAAATAAATTTTAACTCTGGTACAATTGCAGGTTCTGACAAGTTTTGATTATATCAAGGCACACCAAGAAGAAGCTTATGGTGACATTTCTTTGACACTGACTTCACGTTTGAAAACCCTATCCTGAGATAATATTCTGGTGCTcttgtaaataggtaagattaACAGTGGTCAAGAAATGTTTAGAGTACAAGTTCAAATGATTTTATTCTTCTGTTATTGTCTTGCTTTTCAGGAATAAGATAAAGATTATAAATCGTTTGATTGAATTTCGAAAAGCAGGTTTTGATTACAGAGCGGAAGGATGGTAGCAGCAGAAGCTAGTTTTTCTTGTTAATTTCAAAGGTCAGCAACAGGGTTGCTGCTTCTCTCGAAAGACACAAGACTAGAGAAAGCATGTGAATTCATCTAAGTAGACAACCTAGGAATCTATTTATTTTTCTATACCCCCACCCAAGCCCTGGATAGCAAATAAACATCTTATAACTTAATCTATATTATCATgcgctatttatttattttggtttgctttcaatttcaaattttagGGATTACTTGGTAAAAAACAAAGTGGTGTATAGTTTTTTGCATTCAACTCCTGGAAGacacaatctttttttttttaagtagtaCAGAGTGTAGTCTACAGACAGACTATTGAATTTTGTAACTTGTATCAAAGAAAGTATGACCTTTCATATTGATTCATTGAGCTTCACGAAGACTATGGAATATGTGTTAGTAAAttattctgaagcttttgagttTCAGAACAAGAGGTGCCCTTCAAGCATAAAGAAAATGAGGACTGTGTCAGTTTCAGGAGGACAAACTCAAGTTTTTCAGTTAAATCTTGATTCACTAACTACCGGGGAACAATGATTTAGATACTGTAGTGGGTATGTTCAAAATTGCTTTGGATTTTGAAATTGACAAGAGTTGATTTGTTTAGCTGTTTCTGACTTTGGTAATGAATCATTTGAAATGGCCATGCAACCAACACCACAGTTGCTTCTCAGTGTTATCCAATTGGTAAAGGAACCCTTTTTGAGGTTCTCACCACTTGGTGCCTAGCACATTCGTTTAGTATTCAGGGTTGTATGGAGAACGAGCAAAGGTGCTAGTGGTAAGCTAGTGCATCGAAGCAGAAAAGTCCCTTCACAAGTTGGAACACCAGAGGATAAATTGGAGATCTTTCTCTAATCAAGACCTTCCATTGCAAAACAAAGAAGCGATACGCTcaaatgtttcattttttttgctGGCATTTTAATTCTCTCTTCAGCATTGCGCTTAAAATTTGAGCTCAAGTGCACAACAGTATACAGTAATCACTCTAGCAGGTTCAGGCAAATCACGAGGAGTTCGTCAGAGATTCAGATCTCTGCTTAACCCAGAAATTGGTACAACATTGTGCTCTTGATATTACTACAAAGATCCGAGAATACGAGAAATGAAAAATTTAACAACTGAACATTCTTTTACTAACAGTTCAAGAAAGTAGGGTTTCGATTTTGCTTTGGACGTGAGCTTCATGATCTTCAAGACGACCTTGAACAGAACCATTCTCCCAACGAACAAGTGTTGGAACTCCTTTGAGATTAAACCTTGAATCAATCCTCCATGGATGATTTGGAGTTCTCCAAGTTGGTCTATCACCAACATAAGCTCTCAACAACAATACATCTGATGATGATTCTTCAAGCTTTTTGTAAATCACTGGTTCTGCTCTTACACAATCTGAAAATATCAACATCAAAATAGGGTTATCTTTTTTCAGATCATAGAATAGAAAACATTAACAAactattgatttgttatttgaaaccctaaaatttagaAATAAAATTTTTTACCAGGGCACCAGCTGAGGGATGTAGAAGGATCTATGTCAGCTAAGAAAAGTATGAACTTGATTCGGCCTTTTTCAGAATTGAACTTCTCAAAAGCTTGATCGAAATCTGAAGGCGTTACGTCTACCATCTTCAGAGGCATCTTCCTCAAGTGTTTTCTAGGTAGCGAGACAGGGATTTGTTCTTCACGATTTACGAACCCTAAACGCAACAATCTCTCAGATATGCACACAAATATGAGAAGATAAAGGGCTAGTTTGACTGGACGCCCCATTTAATTTTCAGCTGGTGCACTCCCCAATCCGCTAAGCATTTCCTTGCTAAAGTGCGCAACTGGCTCTTCGCCTCGAGAACGTTGTTTTTTCTCTCTTTGCTATAACACTGTGGCTGTTTGCCCAAGCTGCCGATTTGCTGGGTTTGTAAAAATCCAACGTAGGACAGAGTTTTTATTAGCACCACCGACGGGCTGAGAAAGAAAAATTATACATATCGGTCACCTTATTATAACTTACATGGACACACAAACCCACAAGCAAACTGTTACTCCCATTAGCAGCTGTaggtaaatttatttatgcaaatgTGAAGTGAGATAAATTCATTCAGCCATTAGCAGCTGTAGATAAATTCATTCATGCAAATGTGAAGTGAGATAAATTCATTCATGCAAATGTAAAGTGAGATTTTGGAAGCTCATTCATGCGGATTGTATTACAAGAAATTTCAATCTAGCAATCGTCAGACAGAGGAGAAAGTTATCTGTATCTTTTGACTCCAAATGAACAACATACTCAAAAATCCATGAATAGATGACAAACAAGATTTTATTTGAATGATCCATTTGTGCTCTGCAAGCCAGCGCAAggtgaaaaagaaaatcaaaaagatACAACAGTAAAAGTTATCTCTGAATAAAAGGAAGAAGCTCTAGGAATGACTGTTATGAGGTCTACTCAAGAGACGCGGGAGAGTGAATTCATGGAAGAGGGGAGGGCCTCTTTTCAGTGGTGTAAGCAGCATACTCCTTCCCATTATcaattcttgttgtttgaccaccaGCATCCAAAAGTGCAGAAGTTACGGCCAAAGCAGCTCCTGCAGATAGGGCTGTTGGGATACTCCTTGCTGGAAAgttcccaaaataaaataaatcaaaaacaatttcttgataaagaagaagaacaatgaTAACAATTCAGATTAAATAATACACATTTATTGATAGGTTTCATTTCACTAAATAAGTTGGTGATTCACACAAAGATCAAACGCACAACTTGAGGGTTCAACCTTCAGCTACTGAAGATAAAACCATGATAGTCTTAATCACTCATAATAAACAAGTCATGTGTACtggagaaagaaagagaaaaacagCATAATGCATAAAGACAGAAACATGATTCATCAATCTATATGATAGCTAATATC
This portion of the Papaver somniferum cultivar HN1 chromosome 11, ASM357369v1, whole genome shotgun sequence genome encodes:
- the LOC113322959 gene encoding sister chromatid cohesion 1 protein 3-like isoform X1, producing MFYSHQLLARKRPLGTVWMAAHLEKRLRRTHIDVTNIASTVDSIMFPEAPIALRLSAFLLLGVVRIYSRKVAYLMGDCDALATYVRTAFDHTKKLDLPENASAAPFESVTMPLQTFELDAVDLDLDSSINFESTPDNHLKTLEDITLEDQVPVTQDPYLDFFINEDINMDRDTSPQEMIPDSSSSQMEEDIPLAPGSGAAGDVSISSPNKQAEQLNKSVPEAHIPQEIPEIEVVRDADPNLNLSELPDILEGVAEKSLEQTENEKDTSPNSEHLLAGEQSEPIQHNHDPPTAFGSVESLGNVVSDISFRNESFEMAIQPTPPNEKEKVKSRKRKQFFDKNPVLSNKIMTGLVKDASMLVHKRRKLPCSSLDVWRFENRRRKDQIFYQSSVTGMSKSLQNLFERDYVSSRSQNIGPGDTQENAGAHTFVPDVDMEVDNQQPNVGTEVLPDVDTEVERIPPVVETETEHLQPDDNPEIEYGRFEDGSGSADRDFMTEFMATPTPSKTSMLEPQTGSLFETEVPSLDQTIRTEAVGSSVMKTPSFFSDRLGMNESASFSDIPGLLDSAEELNFLEADTTPVGREENDPVDKLSVRASAVAQYLKNYSPPATETSQDQIGSLSLSKILHGKTRKQCARMFFETLVLTSFDYIKAHQEEAYGDISLTLTSRLKTLS
- the LOC113322959 gene encoding sister chromatid cohesion 1 protein 3-like isoform X2, whose protein sequence is MRKISIYNSIMFPEAPIALRLSAFLLLGVVRIYSRKVAYLMGDCDALATYVRTAFDHTKKLDLPENASAAPFESVTMPLQTFELDAVDLDLDSSINFESTPDNHLKTLEDITLEDQVPVTQDPYLDFFINEDINMDRDTSPQEMIPDSSSSQMEEDIPLAPGSGAAGDVSISSPNKQAEQLNKSVPEAHIPQEIPEIEVVRDADPNLNLSELPDILEGVAEKSLEQTENEKDTSPNSEHLLAGEQSEPIQHNHDPPTAFGSVESLGNVVSDISFRNESFEMAIQPTPPNEKEKVKSRKRKQFFDKNPVLSNKIMTGLVKDASMLVHKRRKLPCSSLDVWRFENRRRKDQIFYQSSVTGMSKSLQNLFERDYVSSRSQNIGPGDTQENAGAHTFVPDVDMEVDNQQPNVGTEVLPDVDTEVERIPPVVETETEHLQPDDNPEIEYGRFEDGSGSADRDFMTEFMATPTPSKTSMLEPQTGSLFETEVPSLDQTIRTEAVGSSVMKTPSFFSDRLGMNESASFSDIPGLLDSAEELNFLEADTTPVGREENDPVDKLSVRASAVAQYLKNYSPPATETSQDQIGSLSLSKILHGKTRKQCARMFFETLVLTSFDYIKAHQEEAYGDISLTLTSRLKTLS
- the LOC113322960 gene encoding thioredoxin-like protein Clot: MGRPVKLALYLLIFVCISERLLRLGFVNREEQIPVSLPRKHLRKMPLKMVDVTPSDFDQAFEKFNSEKGRIKFILFLADIDPSTSLSWCPDCVRAEPVIYKKLEESSSDVLLLRAYVGDRPTWRTPNHPWRIDSRFNLKGVPTLVRWENGSVQGRLEDHEAHVQSKIETLLS